In Oncorhynchus nerka isolate Pitt River linkage group LG21, Oner_Uvic_2.0, whole genome shotgun sequence, the following are encoded in one genomic region:
- the LOC115104244 gene encoding hemicentin-1-like isoform X2 has product MGWEATFGGTSLEQDVNVVTWTVDNLTDWTIDPKCYINLNDGQQPSKVLPVILYKTPDSVSISVLNHSGPMVAGTQYQLQCDIQNIAPLQNLVVKWYKGNEPLDNVTYSNVSKTPVDVSATLMISPRRNDDRDQYRCRAELDLGPEGPQPHPTVTSEPLSITVHYPPTFSKPEAETLDIRVGEEITLNCTATGRPTPLYRWQSSDFQEALFTPPSVVPGTYICTAYNQIGKISKTFNVNHKPKGDRTTFWVIIGSGLGLAMVVVIVYIVVKYRAGPNSII; this is encoded by the exons ATGGGCTGGGAGGCCACATTCGGAGGTACAAGTTTAGAACAAGATGTCAACGTTGTCACCTGGACTGTGGATAACCTTACTGATTGGACAATAGATCCCAAATGCTACATCAATCTCAATGATGGCCAACAACCCTCAAAAGTACTTCCAGTCATTCTCTACA AGACTCCAGACAGCGTCTCCATCTCTGTTCTGAACCACTCTGGTCCCATGGTGGCGGGGACACAGTACCAGCTGCAGTGTGACATTCAGAACATCGCTCCTCTACAGAACCTGGTTGTGAAGTGGTACAAAGGGAATGAACCCTTAGATAATGTAACTTACAGTAACGTCAGTAAGACACCAGTGGATGTGTCAGCTACTCTGATGATCAGCCCCAGAAGAAATGATGATCGAGATCAGTATAGATGTAGAGCAGAACTGGACCTGGGACCAGAGGGACCACAACCCCATCCTACAGTGACATCAGAACCTCTCAGCATTACTGTGCACT ACCCCCCAACCTTTTCCAAACCTGAAGCTGAGACCCTGGACATCAGAGTGGGGGAGGAAATCACCTTAAACTGCACGGCTACTGGAAGGCCCACTCCTCTGTACAGGTGGCAGTCTTCAGATTTCCAAGAAGCTCTTTTCACCCCCCCGTCCGTGGTCCCAGGAACCTACATTTGCACTGCCTACAATCAGATAGGCAAGATCAGCAAGACATTCAATGTGAATCACAAACCTAAAG GGGACAGAACAACGTTCTGGGTCATCATAGGATCGGGCCTGGGCCTGGCCATGGTGGTCGTGATTGTCTATATCGTTGTCAAATACAGAGCAGGTCCCAACTCTATCATCTGA
- the LOC115104245 gene encoding hemicentin-1-like, which yields MENYFLKWILTFCMFCTVSGEGCSLELKPSRVVVGFGEAVSVSCEASRPVRVLGWESAIGAAHTQQDRAVQWKVDSLIDWIEEPICYGVFFTAPRQCEEKLNLILYKTPDSVTISSANHTGPMLEGKEYQLLCDVQNIAPVQYLTLRWYRGQTEVYNHSFSDLTPASPVQVSSILLITPTKADNGAQYKCVAQLDLGPEGPQPPPSVTSEPLNVSVHYPPSFLSPEAETLDIGVGDEITLNCTATGSPSPVYSWQSSDPKEKMEDQPVFTSSSLLPGTYTCISSNKIGKKSKQFIIKTRS from the exons ATGGAAAACTACTTTCTAAAATGGATCCTAACCTTTTGCATGTTCTGCACCG TGTCAGGTGAAGGATGCTCTCTGGAGCTGAAACCCTccagggtggtggtggggtttggGGAGGCTGTGTCTGTCAGCTGTGAGGCCTCTCGCCCGGTGCGTGTCCTAGGCTGGGAGTCAGCCATCGGGGCAGCACACACCCAACAGGACCGTGCTGTCCAATGGAAGGTGGACAGTCTGATCGACTGGATCGAGGAGCCTATCTGCTACGGAGTCTTCTTCACTGCACCCAGACAGTGTGAGGAGAAACTCAACCTCATCCTTTACA AGACTCCAGACAGTGTCACTATCAGCTCAGCGAACCACACTGGTCCCATGTTGGAGGGGAAAGAGTACCAGCTGCTCTGTGATGTCCAGAACATCGCCCCCGTTCAATACCTCACCCTGAGGTGGTACAGAGGGCAGACTGAAGTTTACAACCACTCTTTCTCTGATCTGACCCCTGCCTCCCCTGTCCAAGtatcctccatcctcctgatCACCCCAACCAAAGCTGATAACGGAGCCCAGTACAAGTGTGTGGCTCAGCTGGACTTGGGACCAGAGGGACCACAACCGCCTCCTTCAGTGACATCAGAGCCTCTCAACGTCTCTGTGCACT ACCCCCCATCCTTCCTCAGTCCTGAGGCTGAGACCCTGGACATCGGTGTGGGGGATGAAATCACGTTAAACTGCACGGCTACAGGAAGCCCCAGTCCTGTGTACAGCTGGCAGTCTTCAGATCCCAAAGAGAAGATGGAGGACCAACCTgtttttacctcttcctccttgCTTCCAGGGACCTACACCTGCATTTCCTCTAATAAGATTGGCAAGAAGAGTAAGCAGTTCATCATCAAGACTAGGTCTTAA
- the LOC115104244 gene encoding intercellular adhesion molecule 2-like isoform X1 gives MVKGLYGFLTLCVLVFTGGPTHASFPLELNPPRVVVRYGDSVSVNCNTSSTDHEGMGWEATFGGTSLEQDVNVVTWTVDNLTDWTIDPKCYINLNDGQQPSKVLPVILYKTPDSVSISVLNHSGPMVAGTQYQLQCDIQNIAPLQNLVVKWYKGNEPLDNVTYSNVSKTPVDVSATLMISPRRNDDRDQYRCRAELDLGPEGPQPHPTVTSEPLSITVHYPPTFSKPEAETLDIRVGEEITLNCTATGRPTPLYRWQSSDFQEALFTPPSVVPGTYICTAYNQIGKISKTFNVNHKPKGDRTTFWVIIGSGLGLAMVVVIVYIVVKYRAGPNSII, from the exons GTGGGCCTACACATGCCTCCTTTCCTCTTGAGCTCAACCCTCCCAGAGTGGTGGTGCGATATGGAGACTCAGTCTCAGTCAACTGCAACACATCATCCACAGACCACGAGGGGATGGGCTGGGAGGCCACATTCGGAGGTACAAGTTTAGAACAAGATGTCAACGTTGTCACCTGGACTGTGGATAACCTTACTGATTGGACAATAGATCCCAAATGCTACATCAATCTCAATGATGGCCAACAACCCTCAAAAGTACTTCCAGTCATTCTCTACA AGACTCCAGACAGCGTCTCCATCTCTGTTCTGAACCACTCTGGTCCCATGGTGGCGGGGACACAGTACCAGCTGCAGTGTGACATTCAGAACATCGCTCCTCTACAGAACCTGGTTGTGAAGTGGTACAAAGGGAATGAACCCTTAGATAATGTAACTTACAGTAACGTCAGTAAGACACCAGTGGATGTGTCAGCTACTCTGATGATCAGCCCCAGAAGAAATGATGATCGAGATCAGTATAGATGTAGAGCAGAACTGGACCTGGGACCAGAGGGACCACAACCCCATCCTACAGTGACATCAGAACCTCTCAGCATTACTGTGCACT ACCCCCCAACCTTTTCCAAACCTGAAGCTGAGACCCTGGACATCAGAGTGGGGGAGGAAATCACCTTAAACTGCACGGCTACTGGAAGGCCCACTCCTCTGTACAGGTGGCAGTCTTCAGATTTCCAAGAAGCTCTTTTCACCCCCCCGTCCGTGGTCCCAGGAACCTACATTTGCACTGCCTACAATCAGATAGGCAAGATCAGCAAGACATTCAATGTGAATCACAAACCTAAAG GGGACAGAACAACGTTCTGGGTCATCATAGGATCGGGCCTGGGCCTGGCCATGGTGGTCGTGATTGTCTATATCGTTGTCAAATACAGAGCAGGTCCCAACTCTATCATCTGA